A stretch of the Capsicum annuum cultivar UCD-10X-F1 chromosome 10, UCD10Xv1.1, whole genome shotgun sequence genome encodes the following:
- the LOC107843718 gene encoding NDR1/HIN1-like protein 1, with product MSVKECTHHKDRKRKIARRLCAGLLILLFLILLTILLVWAILQPKKPRFILQDATIFNFNVSAPNIFSTSIQITIFARNPNDKVGVYYDKMKTYANYHNQQITYYTQIPSVYQGHKDVNIWSPFVFSNNVPISPLNGPDLKSDQQNGGVWLDFKVDGRVKWRVGTITTGHYHLHVTCTAYVPFGNRPGDGGIIVGNNAIKYQIARSCDVSV from the coding sequence ATGTCAGTGAAAGAATGCACACACCACAAGGACCGGAAGCGTAAAATCGCCAGGCGCCTCTGTGCCGGACTTCTCATCTTGCTCTTCCTTATCCTCCTAACCATACTCTTAGTATGGGCAATCCTTCAACCCAAAAAACCTCGTTTTATCCTTCAGGATGCAACAATCTTCAACTTCAACGTATCCGCTCCCAATATCTTCTCTACATCAATACAAATCACTATATTTGCACGTAACCCTAATGACAAAGTTGGGGTTTACTACGATAAAATGAAGACCTATGCAAATTATCATAACCAGCAAATTACGTACTATACTCAAATTCCGTCAGTTTATCAAGGTCACAAAGATGTTAACATATGGTCACCATTTGTTTTCAGTAATAATGTTCCAATTTCTCCTTTAAATGGACCTGATTTGAAATCAGATCAGCAAAATGGAGGTGTTTGgcttgattttaaagttgatggACGTGTTAAATGGAGAGTTGGAACTATTACAACTGGGCATTATCATTTACATGTTACATGTACTGCTTATGTACCGTTTGGAAATCGACCTGGTGATGGTGGAATTATTGTTGGAAATAATGCTATTAAGTATCAAATTGCTCGAAGCTGTGATGTGAGCGTCTGA
- the LOC107843719 gene encoding NDR1/HIN1-like protein 3 has translation MPESNLNGAYYGPSIPPPSKSYHRHGRGSSCNPCSCLFGCLCNCIFQIIFTILIVLGVIALVLWLVLRPNKVKFYVTDATLTQFDLSTANNTLYYDLSLNMTIRNPNKRIGIYYDSIEARGMYKGERFASQNLEPFYQGHKNTSSLHPVLKGQSLVLLGDREKSNYNNEKNSGVYDIEMKLYMRIRLKIGWIKTHKIKPKIECDIKVPLESNGRSSANFEETRCHLDW, from the coding sequence ATGCCTGAATCGAACTTGAACGGAGCCTATTATGGCCCGTCCATCCCGCCCCCTTCCAAATCTTATCATCGCCATGGACGGGGAAGCAGCTGCAACCCATGCAGCTGTCTCTTTGGTTGCCTATGCAATTGCATCTTTCAAATAATCTTCACTATTCTCATCGTCCTTGGAGTCATTGCGTTAGTCCTATGGCTTGTCCTACGTCCTAACAAGGTCAAATTCTACGTAACTGATGCTACGTTGACACAATTTGATTTGTCCACTGCCAACAACACCCTTTACTATGATCTTTCCCTCAATATGACTATAAGGAACCCTAATAAAAGAATCGGGATTTACTACGATTCGATTGAAGCTAGAGGTATGTATAAAGGTGAGAGATTTGCTAGTCAAAATTTGGAACCGTTTTATCAAGGTCACAAGAATACTAGCAGTTTGCATCCAGTGCTTAAAGGACAAAGTTTGGTTCTATTGGGGGATAGAGAGAAATCAAATTACAATAATGAGAAGAATTCTGGAGTTTATGATATTGAAATGAAGCTTTATATGCGTATAAGGCTAAAGATTGGTTGGATTAAAACACACAAAATTAAGCCCAAAATTGAATGTGACATCAAGGTTCCTTTGGAGTCCAATGGAAGATCATCTGCTAATTTTGAGGAAACTAGATGTCATCTTGATTGGtag